In the Brassica napus cultivar Da-Ae chromosome A7, Da-Ae, whole genome shotgun sequence genome, one interval contains:
- the LOC106354053 gene encoding ACT domain-containing protein ACR4-like isoform X2, which produces MDVSMSFSQDMDDEYEKLIRRMNPPRVVIDNDSCKEATVIRVDSANEYGILLEVVQILTDLDLTITKAYISSDGGWFMDVFNVTDQDGNKVTDEVVLDYIQKSLGPEACFSTSLRSVGVIPSTDSTVIELTGCDRPGLLSELTAVLTHLKCSVLNAEVWTHNTRAAAVMEVTDDLTGSAVSDPERLSRIKSLLRNVLKGSNTPKEAKTVVSLGEVHTDRRLHQMMFEDRDYENLDDESSNVQDERQRPDVCVDNWLDKDYSVVTVRCKDRPKLLFDTVCTLTDMQYVVFHGSVDTEGTEAFQEYYVRHIDGSPVKSDAEKQRVIQCLEAAIKRRVSEGLKLELCTTDRVGLLSNVTRIFRENSLTVTRAEVKTKGGKAVNTFYVSDASGYSIDAKTIDSIRQTIGKTILKVKNKPKEQQQREKPPSQESPTRFLFGGLFKSKSFVNFGLVRSYS; this is translated from the exons ATGG ATGTTAGCATGAGTTTTTCACAAGATATGGATGATGAGTATGAGAAGCTCATTAGAAGAATGAACCCACCCAG ggTTGTTATTGATAATGACTCTTGCAAGGAGGCAACTGTGATAAGG GTGGATAGTGCAAATGAATATGGGATTCTACTTGAAGTTGTGCAAATCCTCACTGATCTTGACCTCACTATCACCAAAGCTTACATATCCTCTGATGGTGGTTGGTTCATGGATg TATTTAATGTCACCGACCAAGATGGGAACAAAGTCACTGATGAAGTTGTTCTTGACTATATCCAAAAA tctcttggCCCTGAAGCTTGTTTCTCCACTTCCTTGAGATCTGTTGGTGTCATACCATCAACAGACAGCACGGTTATCGAGTTAACCGGTTGTGACAGACCAGGTCTGCTGTCCGAACTGACAGCAGTTCTGACCCACCTCAAATGCAGTGTCCTAAACGCCGAGGTCTGGACACACAACACAAGAGCAGCTGCTGTGATGGAGGTGACAGATGACTTAACCGGTTCCGCCGTTTCTGATCCAGAGAGGCTCTCACGGATCAAGAGCCTTCTCAGGAATGTGCTCAAGGGAAGCAACACACCCAAGGAAGCCAAAACGGTTGTATCTCTCGGGGAGGTCCACACTGATAGGAGGCTTCATCAGATGATGTTTGAGGATAGAGACTATGAGAACCTGGACGATGAATCCTCCAACGTCCAAGATGAAAGGCAAAGGCCAGATGTTTGTGTTGATAATTGGCTTGATAAGGACTACTCTGTGGTCACGGTTAGGTGTAAAGACAGACCAAAGCTTCTGTTCGACACTGTCTGCACTTTGACTGATATGCAGTATGTTGTTTTCCATGGAAGCGTTGATACTGAAGGCACAGAGGCATTTCAGGAGTATTATGTGAGACATATTGATGGGTCTCCTGTAAAATCAGACGCGGAGAAGCAAAGAGTCATACAATGTCTTGAAGCAGCTATCAAAAGAAGAGTCTCTGAG GGATTGAAGTTGGAGCTGTGCACTACAGATAGAGTAGGCTTGTTGTCAAATGTGACTAGAATTTTCCGTGAGAACAGTCTAACGGTCACGAGAGCTGAAGTGAAAACCAAAGGAGGCAAAGCTGTGAACACGTTCTATGTCAGCGATGCGTCTGGCTACTCAATTGATGCCAAGACCATAGATTCCATAAGACAAACCATAGGCAAAACTATCCTCAAAGTTAAGAACAAGCCTaaagaacaacaacaaagagAGAAACCTCCTTCCCAAGAATCACCGACAAGGTTTCTCTTTGGGGGTCTCTTCAAGTCTAAATCTTTCGTCAACTTTGGCTTGGTTCGGTCCTACTCTTGA
- the LOC106354053 gene encoding ACT domain-containing protein ACR4-like isoform X1, protein MAFHNVSMSFSQDMDDEYEKLIRRMNPPRVVIDNDSCKEATVIRVDSANEYGILLEVVQILTDLDLTITKAYISSDGGWFMDVFNVTDQDGNKVTDEVVLDYIQKSLGPEACFSTSLRSVGVIPSTDSTVIELTGCDRPGLLSELTAVLTHLKCSVLNAEVWTHNTRAAAVMEVTDDLTGSAVSDPERLSRIKSLLRNVLKGSNTPKEAKTVVSLGEVHTDRRLHQMMFEDRDYENLDDESSNVQDERQRPDVCVDNWLDKDYSVVTVRCKDRPKLLFDTVCTLTDMQYVVFHGSVDTEGTEAFQEYYVRHIDGSPVKSDAEKQRVIQCLEAAIKRRVSEGLKLELCTTDRVGLLSNVTRIFRENSLTVTRAEVKTKGGKAVNTFYVSDASGYSIDAKTIDSIRQTIGKTILKVKNKPKEQQQREKPPSQESPTRFLFGGLFKSKSFVNFGLVRSYS, encoded by the exons ATGG CTTTTCACA ATGTTAGCATGAGTTTTTCACAAGATATGGATGATGAGTATGAGAAGCTCATTAGAAGAATGAACCCACCCAG ggTTGTTATTGATAATGACTCTTGCAAGGAGGCAACTGTGATAAGG GTGGATAGTGCAAATGAATATGGGATTCTACTTGAAGTTGTGCAAATCCTCACTGATCTTGACCTCACTATCACCAAAGCTTACATATCCTCTGATGGTGGTTGGTTCATGGATg TATTTAATGTCACCGACCAAGATGGGAACAAAGTCACTGATGAAGTTGTTCTTGACTATATCCAAAAA tctcttggCCCTGAAGCTTGTTTCTCCACTTCCTTGAGATCTGTTGGTGTCATACCATCAACAGACAGCACGGTTATCGAGTTAACCGGTTGTGACAGACCAGGTCTGCTGTCCGAACTGACAGCAGTTCTGACCCACCTCAAATGCAGTGTCCTAAACGCCGAGGTCTGGACACACAACACAAGAGCAGCTGCTGTGATGGAGGTGACAGATGACTTAACCGGTTCCGCCGTTTCTGATCCAGAGAGGCTCTCACGGATCAAGAGCCTTCTCAGGAATGTGCTCAAGGGAAGCAACACACCCAAGGAAGCCAAAACGGTTGTATCTCTCGGGGAGGTCCACACTGATAGGAGGCTTCATCAGATGATGTTTGAGGATAGAGACTATGAGAACCTGGACGATGAATCCTCCAACGTCCAAGATGAAAGGCAAAGGCCAGATGTTTGTGTTGATAATTGGCTTGATAAGGACTACTCTGTGGTCACGGTTAGGTGTAAAGACAGACCAAAGCTTCTGTTCGACACTGTCTGCACTTTGACTGATATGCAGTATGTTGTTTTCCATGGAAGCGTTGATACTGAAGGCACAGAGGCATTTCAGGAGTATTATGTGAGACATATTGATGGGTCTCCTGTAAAATCAGACGCGGAGAAGCAAAGAGTCATACAATGTCTTGAAGCAGCTATCAAAAGAAGAGTCTCTGAG GGATTGAAGTTGGAGCTGTGCACTACAGATAGAGTAGGCTTGTTGTCAAATGTGACTAGAATTTTCCGTGAGAACAGTCTAACGGTCACGAGAGCTGAAGTGAAAACCAAAGGAGGCAAAGCTGTGAACACGTTCTATGTCAGCGATGCGTCTGGCTACTCAATTGATGCCAAGACCATAGATTCCATAAGACAAACCATAGGCAAAACTATCCTCAAAGTTAAGAACAAGCCTaaagaacaacaacaaagagAGAAACCTCCTTCCCAAGAATCACCGACAAGGTTTCTCTTTGGGGGTCTCTTCAAGTCTAAATCTTTCGTCAACTTTGGCTTGGTTCGGTCCTACTCTTGA